From a region of the Suncus etruscus isolate mSunEtr1 chromosome 11, mSunEtr1.pri.cur, whole genome shotgun sequence genome:
- the MESD gene encoding LRP chaperone MESD isoform X1, whose product MAACRWACAALLLLCASDLLPWPRAHAAESPAGTADETTAPPRKKKDIRDYNDADMARLLEQWEKDDDIEEGDLPEHKRPAAPIDFSRLDPGKPESILKMTKKGKTLMMFVTVSGSPTEKEMEEITSLWQGSLFNANYDVQRFIVGSDRAIFMLRDGSYAWEIKDFLVDQDRCADVTLEGQVYPGKGGGSREKNATKTAKGKKTGAPAPRAKDHAGRTKEDL is encoded by the exons ATGGCGGCCTGCAGGTGGGCGTGCGCGGCTCTGCTCCTGCTTTGCGCCTCCGACCTGCTGCCATGGCCTCGGGCCCACGCAGCCGAGAGTCCGGCCGGGACGGCGGACGAGACCACCGCCCCGCCACGCAAGAAGAAGGACATTCGCGATTACAACGATGCCGACATGGCGCGTCTCCTGGAGCAGTGGGAG aaGGATGACGACATCGAGGAAGGTGATCTCCCTGAGCACAAGCGCCCCGCTGCCCCCATCGATTTCTCCCGGCTTGATCCTGGCAAGCCCGAGAGCATCCTGAAGATGACCAAGAAGGGGAAGACGCTCATGATGTTTGTCACTGTGTCGGGGAGCCCCACAGAGAAGGAGATGGAGGAGATCACCAGCCTCTGGCAGGGCAGCCTGTTTAATGCCAATTATGATGTGCAGAG GTTCATCGTGGGCTCGGATCGAGCCATCTTTATGCTCCGGGACGGCAGCTATGCCTGGGAGATCAAGGACTTCCTCGTGGATCAGGACCGCTGTGCAGATGTGACTCTGGAGGGACAGGTCTACCCTGGCAAGGGCGGAGGCAGCCGGGAAAAGAATGCCACCAAGACAGCGAAAGGCAAGAAGACGGGTGCACCAGCTCCACGGGCCAAGGACCACGCGGGCAGGACCAAGGAGGATCTGTGA
- the MESD gene encoding LRP chaperone MESD isoform X2: MKEAQGIVLLRDRLHSWIPTKDDDIEEGDLPEHKRPAAPIDFSRLDPGKPESILKMTKKGKTLMMFVTVSGSPTEKEMEEITSLWQGSLFNANYDVQRFIVGSDRAIFMLRDGSYAWEIKDFLVDQDRCADVTLEGQVYPGKGGGSREKNATKTAKGKKTGAPAPRAKDHAGRTKEDL; encoded by the exons ATGAAGGAAGCACAAGGGATTGTGTTGCTGAGGGACCGTCTACATTCCTGGATACCCACT aaGGATGACGACATCGAGGAAGGTGATCTCCCTGAGCACAAGCGCCCCGCTGCCCCCATCGATTTCTCCCGGCTTGATCCTGGCAAGCCCGAGAGCATCCTGAAGATGACCAAGAAGGGGAAGACGCTCATGATGTTTGTCACTGTGTCGGGGAGCCCCACAGAGAAGGAGATGGAGGAGATCACCAGCCTCTGGCAGGGCAGCCTGTTTAATGCCAATTATGATGTGCAGAG GTTCATCGTGGGCTCGGATCGAGCCATCTTTATGCTCCGGGACGGCAGCTATGCCTGGGAGATCAAGGACTTCCTCGTGGATCAGGACCGCTGTGCAGATGTGACTCTGGAGGGACAGGTCTACCCTGGCAAGGGCGGAGGCAGCCGGGAAAAGAATGCCACCAAGACAGCGAAAGGCAAGAAGACGGGTGCACCAGCTCCACGGGCCAAGGACCACGCGGGCAGGACCAAGGAGGATCTGTGA
- the CEMIP gene encoding cell migration-inducing and hyaluronan-binding protein, with translation MKAVCKQDLSPGALLAMGWLLLACFPGALSAAAAECPDQSPELQPWSPGHDPDYVAQVGHGTALLLTASATVNSLHITDGGKLVVQDRGESIVLRVRHILIEHGGELHVGSVHCPFQSHFSIILYGRADEGTPPDPYFGLKFLGVGRGGTLELHGRKKLSWTFLNRTLHPGGMREGGYFFQRSWGHRGVIVHVIDPGSGAVIHSDRFDTYGSKRESERLAQYLNAVPDGRILSVAVNDEGSLHLDDTARKTMTRLGSKHFLHLGFRHPWSFLTVKGDPSSSVEEHVEFHGHRGSAIARVSKLFRSEQGELFNVTSCSEWVQDLVWTEWFNHEQVWPTKGREKILDPGKICSRPIEIQVATTDGENLTAEVLHRRGQEHRLACHARGRACLHYRVRFLCAKPVRPTLTVTVDTDVNSTTLTLAADVRSWQPGDTLVVASTDYSMYQAEEFRVLPCRACAPNQVRVAGKPQYLHMGEEVDGVDMRAEVGLLSRNIMVRGEMEPACYPYTPHVCNFFHFDTFGGHIKVALGFAAVHLEGVELVHMGQQLVGQYPLHFHLAGDLDSKGGYDPPTYVRDMAIHHTFSRCVTVHGSNGLLVQDVVGYDSLGHCFFTEDGPEERNIFDHCLGLLVKAGTLLPSDRDSKMCRAITDDAYPGYVPRPRQDCNAVSTFWMANPNNHLVNCSAAGSEETGFWFIFHHVPTGPSVGMYAPGYSEHSPLGKFQNNRAHSNYRAGMIIDNGVKTTEASAKDKRPFLSIISARYSPHQDADPLKPREPAIIRGFIAYKNQEHGAWLRGGDVWLDGCRFADNGIGLTLASGGTFPYDDGSKQEIKNSLFVGESANVGTEMVDNRLWGPGGLDHSGRTLPIGPNFPIRGIQFYDGPVNIQSCTFRKFAALEGRHTSALAFRLNNAWQSCPHNNVTDITFEDVPITSRVFFGEPGPWFNQLDMDGDKTSVFHDVDGSVSEYPGSYLTKDDNWLVRHPDCIDIPDWRGAICSGHYAQMYIQAYKSNNLRLKIVKNDFPEHPLWLEGALTRSSHYQQYQPVVTLQHGYTIHWDQPAPTELAIWLINFNKGDWIRVGLCYPRGTAFSILSDVHDRLRKQTAKTATFVRTLQMDKVGPSFPGRSHYYWDEESGLLFLKLVAQNEREQFAFCSVKGCERIKIKALIPKGASVSDCTAAAYPRFAEWPTVDVPMPRKLSPKPNQERFLEVKLESGRQRFFHLLSEVAYIEVDGRRFLGSEEGLLVVVIDGKRARVLGQAVFRKAVLQGAPWQLYSYVAALPDNSVVLAVSRGSSVCRGSWTRALEELGADKGSRLKDHLAFVGFKGAFRPPWVSLRTDERSVRLFQAVPVPVQRRRPL, from the exons ATGAAAGCAGTGTGCAAGCAGGATCTGTCCCCTGGGGCGCTGCTGGCCATGGGCTGGCTGCTCCTGGCCTGCTTTCCCGGAGCCCTGAGTGCAG CTGCAGCTGAGTGCCCAGACCAGAGCCCGGAGCTGCAGCCCTGGAGCCCTGGCCATGACCCTGACTACGTGGCACAGGTTGGCCACGGCACAGCCCTGCTGCTCACGGCCTCAGCCACTGTCAACTCGCTTCATATCACTGATGGTG GAAAGCTGGTGGTTCAGGACCGTGGGGAGAGCATCGTGCTGCGGGTGCGGCACATTCTGATCGAGCACGGAGgggagcttcatgtcgggagtgTTCACTGCCCCTTCCAGAGCCACTTCAGCATCATCTTGTATGGACG GGCCGACGAGGGCACCCCGCCAGACCCCTACTTCGGCCTCAAGTTCCTGGGTGTGGGCAGGGGTGGCACCCTGGAGCTGCATGGACGCAAGAAGCTCTCCTGGACCTTTCTCAACCGGACGCTGCACCCAGGTGGCATGCGGGAGGGAGGCTACTTCTTTCAGCGCAGCTGGGGCCACCGCGGGGTCATTGTGCATGTCATCGACCCAGGCTCAGGCGCCGTCATCCACTCTGACAG ATTCGACACCTATGGCTCCAAGAGAGAGAGTGAGCGACTGGCTCAGTACCTAAATGCAGTGCCCGATGGCCGGATCCTGTCTGTTGCTGTGAATGATGAGGGTTCCCTTCACTTGGATGACACAGCCAGGAAGACCATGACCCGGCTGGGCAGCAAACACTTCTTGCATCTGGGCTTTCG ACACCCCTGGAGCTTCCTCACAGTGAAGGGGGACCCCTCGTCCTCGGTAGAGGAGCACGTGGAGTTCCACG GGCATCGGGGTTCTGCAATTGCCCGGGTCTCGAAGCTGTTCCGCTCTGAGCAGGGCGAGCTCTTCAATGTCACATCCTGCAGCGAGTGGGTGCAAG ATCTGGTGTGGACCGAGTGGTTCAACCATGAGCAGGTGTGGCCAACCAAGGGCAGAGAGAAGATTCTGGACCCTGGGAAAATCTGCAGTCGACCCATCGAAATCCAG GTGGCCACGACCGATGGGGAGAATCTCACGGCTGAGGTCCTGCACCGGCGTGGCCAGGAGCACAGGCTTGCGTGCCATGCCCGGGGCCGGGCCTGCCTGCACTACCGTGTGCGTTTCCTATGTGCCAAGCCTG TGAGGCCCACACTCACGGTGACAGTAGACACTGACGTGAACAGCACCACGCTCACACTGGCAGCCGATGTGCGCTCCTGGCAGCCAGGGGACACGCTGGTGGTGGCCAGTACCGACTACTCCATGTACCAGGCCGAGGAGTTCCGGGTGCTGCCCTGCCGAGCCTGTGCCCCCAATCAGGTCCGCGTGGCAG GAAAGCCCCAGTACCTGCACATGGGGGAAGAGGTGGATGGCGTGGACATGCGGGCTGAGGTGGGGCTGCTGAGTCGAAACATCATGGTGCGGGGCGAGATGGAGCCTGCCTGCTACCCCTACACACCCCATGTCTGCAACTTCTTCCACTTTGACacctttgggggccacatcaag GTGGCCCTGGGCTTCGCGGCTGTGCACCTGGAGGGCGTGGAACTGGTGCATATGGGCCAGCAGCTGGTGGGCCAGTACCCACTGCACTTTCACCTGGCAGGCGACTTAGACAGCAAGGGCGGCTACGACCCGCCCACCTACGTCCGCGACATGGCAATCCACCACACCTTCTCCCGCTGCGTAACTGTGCATGGCTCCAACGGCCTGCTG GTCCAGGATGTGGTTGGCTATGACTCCCTGGGTCACTGCTTCTTCACGGAGGATGGGCCAGAGGAGCGGAACATATTTGACCACTGTCTGGGACTCCTGGTTAAGGCAGGCACCCTGCTGCCCTCGGATCGAGACAGCAAGATGTGCAGGGCCATCACGGACGATGCCTACCCCGGCTATGTGCCCCGGCCACGGCAGGACTGCAA CGCCGTGTCCACCTTTTGGATGGCAAATCCCAACAACCACCTGGTCAACTGCTCTGCTGCCGGCTCTGAG GAAACAGGCTTCTGGTTCATCTTCCATCACGTCCCCACCGGCCCCTCTGTGGGCATGTATGCCCCAGGATACTCAGAGCACAGCCCCCTGGGAAAGTTCCAGAACAACAGAGCACACTCCAACTACAGG GCTGGCATGATCATAGATAATGGGGTGAAGACCACGGAAGCTTCCGCCAAGGACAAGCGGCCCTTCCTGTCCATCATCTCCGCCAG GTACAGCCCCCACCAGGATGCCGACCCACTAAAGCCCCGTGAACCGGCCATCATCCGGGGCTTCATCGCTTACAAGAACCAGGAGCATGGGGCCTGGCTGCGCGGGGGTGATGTGTGGCTAGACGGCTGTCg GTTTGCTGACAATGGCATTGGCCTGACACTGGCCAG CGGTGGGACCTTCCCGTACGATGATGGCTCCAAGCAGGAGATCAAGAACAGCCTGTTCGTGGGCGAGAGTGCCAACGTGGGCACGGAGATGGTGGACAACCGGCTCTGGGGCCCCGGTGGCCTGGACCACAGTGGACGCACCCTCCCTATAGGCCC GAACTTCCCGATCCGAGGGATCCAGTTCTACGACGGGCCTGTCAACATCCAGAGTTGCACGTTCCGCAAATTCGCGGCGCTGGAGGGCCGACACACAAGCGCCCTGGCTTTCCGCCTAAACAATGCCTGGCAGAGCTGCCCCCACAACAACGTCACTGACATCACCTTTGAGGATGTGCCG ATCACATCCAGAGTGTTCTTCGGGGAGCCGGGACCCTGGTTCAACCAATTGGACATGGACGGGGACAAGACCTCTGTGTTCCACGATGTGGATGGCTCTGTGTCCGAGTACCCTGGATCCTACCTAACCAAGGATGACAACTGGCTGGTGCGGCACCCTGACTGTATCGACATCCCTGACTGGAGAGGCGCCATTTGCAGTGGGCACTATGCACAG ATGTATATCCAGGCCTACAAGAGCAACAACCTGAGGCTGAAGATTGTCAAGAATGACTTTCCTGAGCACCCACTGTGGCTGGAGGGGGCGCTGACCCGCAGCTCCCACTACCAACAATACCAGCCTGTGGTCACACTGCAACATGGCTACACCATCCACTGGGACCAGCCAGCGCCCACTGAGCTTGCCATCTGGCTCATCAACTTCAACAA GGGAGACTGGATCCGTGTGGGGCTCTGCTACCCCCGGGGCACTGCCTTCTCCATCCTGTCCGACGTGCACGACCGCCTGCGCAAGCAGACAGCCAAGACAGCCACCTTCGTGCGGACGCTGCAGATGGACAAAGTGGGGCCCAGCTTCCCGGGCCGGAGCCACTACTACTGGGACGAGGAATCGGG GCTGCTCTTCCTGAAGCTGGTAGCGCAGAATGAGCGCGAGCAATTTGCCTTTTGCTCCGTGAAGGGCTGTGAGCGGATCAAGATCAAAGCCCTGATCCCCAAGGGTGCGAGCGTCAGCGACTGCACAGCTGCCGCCTACCCGCGCTTTGCTGAATGGCCCACTGTGGACGTGCCTATGCCCCGCAAGCTCAGTCCGAAGCCG AATCAGGAGCGTTTTCTGGAGGTGAAGCTGGAGAGTGGCAGGCAGCGTTTCTTCCACCTGCTCAGTGAAGTGGCCTACATCGAG GTGGACGGAAGGCGGTTCTTGGGCTCTGAGGAGGGGCTCCTGGTGGTGGTGATTGATGGAAAGCGTGCCCGTGTGCTGGGCCAGGCGGTCTTCAGGAAGGCAGTGCTGCAGGGTGCCCCGTGGCAGCTCTACAGCTATGTGGCAGCTCTCCCCGACAA CTCTGTGGTGCTTGCGGTCTCCCGTGGAAGCTCCGTGTGCCGAGGCTCCTGGACCCGTGCATTGGAGGAACTGGGCGCAGACAAGGGCTCCAGGCTCAAAG ACCACCTGGCCTTCGTGGGTTTCAAGGGCGCATTTCGGCCCCCGTGGGTGTCACTGCGGACGGATGAGCGCTCAGTTCGGCTCTTCCAGGCAGTGCCCGTGCCAGTGCAGCGCAGGCGGCCACTGTGA